A genomic region of Salvelinus namaycush isolate Seneca chromosome 7, SaNama_1.0, whole genome shotgun sequence contains the following coding sequences:
- the LOC120051106 gene encoding carbonic anhydrase 1-like: MSHAWGYAPDNGPDKWCEGFPIANGPRQSPIDIVPGEAAFDAALKALTLKYDPSTSIDILNNGHSFQVTYTDDNDNSTLTGGPISGTYRLKQFHFHWGASDDRGSEHTVAGTKYAAELHLVHWNTKYPSFGDAASKSDGLAVVGVFLRVGNENANLQKVLDAFDAIKAKGKQTSFENFDPTILLPKSLDYWTYDGSLTTPPLLESVTWIVCKEPISVSPAQMGKFRSLLFSGEGEAACCMVDNYRPPQPLKGRAVRASFK; encoded by the exons ATGTCTCATGCATGGGGATACGCACCGGACAATG GACCCGACAAATGGTGTGAAGGCTTCCCAATTGCCAACGGACCCCGCCAGTCTCCCATTGACATCGTACCTGGGGAGGCTGCCTTCGACGCAGCCTTGAAGGCGCTCACTTTGAAGTACGACCCTTCCACCTCCATTGACATTCTCAACAACGGACATTCCTTTCAAGTGACCTACACCGACGACAACGACAACTCAA CTCTGACAGGGGGGCCCATTTCAGGGACGTACAGGCTTAAGCAGTTCCACTTCCACTGGGGCGCCAGCGACGACAGGGGTTCTGAGCATACCGTGGCCGGGACCAAGTATGCTGCCGAG ctccacctggtacactggaaCACCAAGTACCCCAGCTTTGGTGATGCTGCTAGCAAGTCTGATGGCCTTGCTGTTGTAGGAGTCTTCCTCCGG GTTGGAAATGAAAATGCCAATCTTCAGAAGGTCCTTGATGCTTTTGATGCCATTAAAGCCAAG GGTAAGCAGACCTCTTTCGAGAATTTTGACCCCACCATCCTGCTCCCCAAGTCCCTAGACTACTGGACTTACGATGGCTCCCTGACCACACCCCCTCTGCTGGAGAGTGTCACCTGGATCGTCTGCAAGGAGCCAATCAGCGTCAGCCCTGCCCAG ATGGGCAAATTCCGGAGCCTGCTTTTCTCTGGAGAGGGCGAGGCCGCCTGCTGCATGGTGGACAACTACCGTCCCCCTCAGCCCCTCAAGGGCCGCGCTGTGCGTGCATCCTTCAAATAA
- the rbis gene encoding ribosomal biogenesis factor: protein MAKNKQKGKKQQNVFRVANKQTKQKNKAKPVTSTLKHINKVKNEKVENLNKIFTEVQQDVRSVSKCTAPVPRKPTPVVREAPKESANVDGAAQLFSQL, encoded by the exons ATGGCGAAGAATAAACAAAAAGGCAAAAAGCAGCAGAATGTTTTCCGAGTGGCCAacaaacagacaaaacaaaagAATAAGGCAAAACCTGTCACTTCAACTCTCAAACAC ATCAATAAAGTGAAGAATGAGAAGGTGGAGAACCTGAATAAAATATTTACAGAGGTCCAACAGGATGTCAGAAGTGTATCGAAATGCACTGCTCCAGTGCCCAGAAAGCCAACACCG GTTGTCCGTGAAGCCCCGAAAGAGTCTGCGAATGTGGACGGCGCTGCCCAGCTGTTCTCTCAGCTATAG